The Carassius gibelio isolate Cgi1373 ecotype wild population from Czech Republic chromosome B5, carGib1.2-hapl.c, whole genome shotgun sequence genome segment TACgacttattaatttgtggcaacTGCTCAATTTTCATTACTTTTGTCCCTTAAAGTACCCATGATTTAATggaattgagggaacaaattaataaatcttttattcttaattcatgaaaaattgggatgctttaaggaaaatgcaTAGGCTATGTAAGTAACAGGCCTAAAATAACAAGATAAAAATAAtttgtctgcaaaaaaaaaaaaagaaaaagcgatATATATCTGACTTAAATAAgataacggatttaaaacagaagtgtgttgTGAAGCTCCATAAACAAGTTCACGGAAAGGTTGACAAAGcccattctgtttgtttgctttattttacaagtgcACAAATTTTGTGTGTTATCGTGaatgtgcacaaataaaagtaaaaacttttGTGGATTATATATTACtccaaaaaagtttatttttttatgtctcagCTGTTCGATCACGCGGACACCTTGCGCACACTCGTCCCACATATTTAGGCAATTCAAACTTACATCCCATTCTGTTcactatcaaaataaaatagtcaaccaaacatataaaaggttacactggtcagtttaaaaaGACCTGAGTATACGGATCCACTGCTGTTATGAAAAGGACTTTTTTGATCAagtgaagaggatgatctttttccatctatatgtgagtgtgtgtaaagtacaagcctagtagtttacattataaataatagtttaacattcaaatacattgcgaatatggaaacatttggatttgtgccgaatgagacgtgaacaataacctccaaatacatctagccaAACCCTCGCTCGCTCTGTCACACACTGTCACGATGTAATGCACTGTATGCCACTACCgagatgcaaaaataaaaattctaatacgAAACAGGGACCAGCAGGATCAAACaaagtactggtcataatactCAGATAAAAATGTTTGATGTGATCAGCAGCACCGATGGAAGTGGTTCTTTGACAGCCACACACGCCCCAGTTACTTTTTAGATAATTTTATGGCTATTGgcactaagtgtaaatagcaattagatgctatttacaccaagtgaaaataacattttcttaGCAAtggatgctatttacactaagtgcaaatagctatagattctatttacactatGCAAAACTTtgactacttattgcaaatagtggtaTTTATGttcacctcagtattgtagtacattgtaAAACGATATACAATATtaacttattgagtgtaaattgtaattttaaatcaaatgattaaatgaatgcCACCTTATTgtgacaataaagccctcccttacacctatcctaaccctacccaatattttattttaaactttttgattatattcttcattttcatttaaaataaatgcttttctgatgtgatttgaaatttgaaaagagaaaaaaagtttcaATCATGTCAAAATGAGTATGTTTTACCATTGTTTAGTCAGTTGTTGTTTGCAGTGTTGACTAGCCGAATCACAAGTTGGTGGGCAGAGTTAGTGTACATAACTTCAGCCAACAAGGcgggctatttgcacttagtgtaaatagacactccataattttattttaaatgccataatgtcagttgaatcattgcaattgtgtttaaaaacacaaacaatgagAAACcaacaacatagataccaaatatgccattGTGGGCCAGACCTTTTTTCGAACTCCCCCTTGACCgattttcattaaaatttaatCAGATCATCTTCTTATTTTAAACACTTGACTGACATTATGAAGAGAaattggagaaagaaaaaaaacatgttattaaatgtggtattttcaagTGCTCTCCAATGGAAcaacatttactacacagagccatagttcaatGAGAAGCTACGCAAAGGGCTGTCTTTATCGCGAACGATTTCTACGATTCCCTAATCGTGCTATAAAATCTTCTGCAATTTTTTTGCAtaacttgtcagtgaactacggatctttgtagtaaatgctgcttcatCTGAAAGCAGGAGATTACGATTTATTGCTGATAACAAAATCGGCTAACAAAATGCACATGACAATCGCATTTGCTTAATCGTGCAGGCCTACTTAAAAACATCCTAAACTTGCTTTAATTACTCATTGTTGCAATTGATATGATGATCCATGTCATGCTTAGCACACCTCATTTTGCCCCAGgactgcttgcagctatatttttacaTGCACTGAATAGTAGCCTGTGTACATACTTTGTAGTAAGTGTTTTCTGCAGGCGTAGTGGTTAGTACTAGGAAAACTAAAGGGATTGGTTTGTTGTCTGTTGAACACTGACAGTTGAATTTTTAGTGCTGTGTAGAATAGCTGTTATCAGAGACAGAGACTCATCCAGGTCAAAACTGGGCTGCTGAAATCAATCAGTGTTTGAGGAACATCTGTTCCATTATAAGATAATCTCAGTTTTCCCCTCCAAACACTGAAATCAACCAAACACAGATATTCCAGATTTGACTTTGGGATCAGACCGGCTTCAAAGACTCCCAACATTTCGAAACCTTGTTTCACAGGCAGCATTGTTCCACtcatatttgatcaaaagtgcagTCAGTGTTTGTAGAAATTCATTCACTTAAAAACTGGTCAAAATAATCAATGGATTCTAAAACAATCTTTTGGAGATCTTGATTTAAACTGTCAATGATCTTTAACAGCagccccccctttttttttttttagagcaaaGAACATTCCCTAGAAAACACTACAAAGGTCTCAAGACATTAACAGGAACAAGAGTTTATAAACTGGTTTTCTTTCTTTACATATGgcatttttttattgtgcagGAAATCtaatctttcagaaaaaaaaaaaaaaagaaaaaaaatcaactcGCCCAGtaacaaagaaaaataacatcTGAGAAATCAAGTCACATGCATTTCTTCAGAACTTCATACAATACAGATTATTTTAAACTagcttcacaggaataaacaggaaaataacagtgttGATGTTGCAAAGTTCATCAATTACGAAATTACTTCACTTTCAGCCATAAAGCAACTTTATAGAAGTTCAATGCTGATTCAATTTAGTTTAATGACAGTGTCAAGCTGCAAAACtcatcatttatataaaaaaaaaatttaatttcatcTACAAAGCAGCTCACATTACCCAGCTTAAATCTCTTTCAACTGTCAATGTTGAAAAGCTAATCAATTATGAAATATCTTCAAAAGCAACTTATGGTCTTTATGCAGCTCACTTCAACTCAAGTTGTTGTGTTGTCATCTGATAATGTCAGTACAGTCAGATTGATACAATTCTCAGATTTTCTGTCTAAACAAACGTCTTTTAAGCCCCATTATAATGATAAGTATTCAGATGTGGTTTTGCAGGATGTTTAGTATGGATGCCACTAGGATATGTCATATTCTCCTCTGTCCACCTTGAAACAATCATGTTGTTCAAGAGAAACCCCCAAAACAAGTAGGACAGCTTCCCGCTGACAGTAGAAGACAGATAAACACTGCACGATGAGCAGGAAGCGTTAATgctcaaatattattacactgtGTAACATATCAGCTCTTCACACCACTGTGAAGCCAAGATACTGAAGTCAAGATAAGCCCCTGATAATCATAGTGACAGGACGTTCTACAGATGAGATCAGATCAGCCTTACCGTGATGACAGCCTTGCTGAGACAGATGGACCCTCTACAGCCGTACTCCTTCTCATCTGCTGACCTGTAGTAACTCAGAGTATTGCCCTTCAGCACAATCCAGCGATCCTGCCATCCATGAATGTAGTTTGTCCACTGGAGACAAACAAAGAGTTAATTATTCGAATCATGCTTCATAGCACGTGGCTCACAGTTATCACTTCAAGCACTTCTAACATAAAGATTAAACCTTCTGAAGGTTCAAGGCTTCAAAGTTCAGCAGGACTTTAACTGAGCATTACCCAAACTACAACTGAATGGGTTTATTCAGTTTAAGTGTCATAACACAACTTGTGTCATAAAAACACAGAAGATAAAGATCATTTATAGGCTAAacctatacatttataaaattaactAATAAATGTCAAACGTAGTGACGTACTCGTTTACAGAGACGTAAAAGTTTACAACTTCCCCAAAAACGTCATGTAGCCAATGAATGCTTTTAGGttttgaaaaaacaattatttaaaaatatataaaagaaatacTTTACTTTAGTAGGATCATCATGGTGTGATTTTCcctaaaaatattactattattatgcgACTATTCTTTGTCAGGATGCAACTACATGCTTTTTAGGATTTTTACAGCGATTTcatttatgaaaacatttatttaacattaaaacactCATTAAGAAGTCGTTTAGAACgtaaatatgcattgcatttacGCTAACTTACTACTATTTTTCCACATCTCTTAGTTTAAAATGTTTGCATAAATGCAGTAACTCTACCCTTGCTAATTTGACATGTCTGAAAGCGATGATTTCAGGATTTATGAGGTGCTGCCTCGATGAGCTCGGACCGAATCAGTCAGATTCGAAAACACTTTTTTAAGAGCGGCTGTCACAAAACCGTTCAATGAAATGTAGACCGTATTGTTTAATTCAGACATCGTTCGTATGTTACTGATTGTAATGGTAGGGCAAAAATGCGCAGTCACAAAACTTCCAACAACTTGCGACGTTACAGATAAATACAAGCCCACGAATGTAACTCACTAACATTAGTTCCCACAAAACCAAGCCCAAATACTGTTGCACATTAAATAAAAACGTTGGTGtattgttgtacagtatgttACTCTTGTGTTTACCTTGCTGAGCGTGCCGCCGAGCTCGTCCAGTATCTCTAACTCCGGGTCTAGATCCTCATCTGAACCCGACGAGCTGAAGTCCGACATCAGGGAAAATAGGAAAAAAGTCCGCTTTCGTCCTGTTTCTTAGTTTGACCAGATCGCGTTCTAATTTAAAGAGAGTAAACAAACACTAGCTGCGAAGCCGCTTAAGCTCTGATGTAAACAGTGCCAGGTGCGAAAGCCCATCCTACTCCGGTATCAAACATCTGATCAAACAAATGACGACATACAGCGACGAGAGAGCATCGATCGCATTTGTCTTCAAGCCTTTGATCCTCACTCGAAGAGATTCACGTGACCAGTGTTACACTAGAAGTGAAATCAATATTGCGTGTCTACAGCAACAATACACTGTTGTTTTGACATACTGTGTCTGTCTGCTGTCGCTTGTACACACACGTTCCACGATTGTCTTGAGTTTTAAAGTTTTGCCTTTTTATGTCACCCCCTTTCGGTAGCACGACGTATTACACAAACTATGTTCCATCACCTCCAATTGTTGATTACCTTTGGGAATATGTTAGAAAACAACCTTGTTAATTccatgttataatttttttacacatatgATGAAACACTGATGAAAACACTTCCAGGTTAGAATTTATGTGACCAGCCTACATATAGTTTGGgtcacaaattaaattatttatatatatatatatatatatatatatatatatatatatatatatatatatatatatatatatatttatatatatatttcatttttatttttacacattcctttctatttacatgtgtatatataattacttaaatatatgaTGAGTTTGCACTGTGTAGTTCAGCTGCATTTTCTGAACTCTGGGTGACAGTTGAGAGAGTAGTTACCATGACGATTGCAGCATCCTCAGACAACAAAGAGGACCTTTAAGGAAACAACTaatttgtgtctctctctctcatttaatgTCAAAGTTAGTTGAATTAATTAATTGTCATACCAAACTGTAATTTACATGTTTTAATGTTCAAACTAttggttattatttattttataaataattttaagacaCTTACAGTATGTCATATAATAGTTTACTCATGTATTCCTTACCTGAAATACTTGAGTTGTTTCTTAAGATACTTAACGTTACCTGAATTTATGCCAGTTGTAAGAATTAGGGCATTTCTGTATTTTCGGTTAAGGTTGCTatcatttaacattatttattatttatttgatctatACAGTGTGTATTATTTTTTACCAACGTGTTTATGAATAATTTTGTGATTCATAGTATCTTACTGACTCTGAAATACAAATGTTTATGTGTATTAAAAGACAACAAAGAGGACCGTTAAGGAAACAACTGATTCTTGTCTCTCTCGCTCATTTAATGTCAAGTTGATTACTGCTTACAGTCTTCCCGACTGCCCGGGACCTGTAACATTTATgccaaaattaaaacaataaattatatttttgcctAAATTAAAAGCTtactttatatatacagtacagaccaaaagtttggacacaccttctcattcaaagagttttctttattttcatgactatggaaattgtagattcacaatttagccatcaaaactatgaattaacacatgtggaattatatacataacaaaaaagtgtgaaacaactgaaaatatgtcatattgtaggttcttcaaagtagccaccttttgctttgattactgctttgcacactcttggctttctcttgatgagcttcaagaggtagtcacctgaaatggtcttccaacagtcttgaaggagttccccgagagatgtttagcacttgttggcccttttgccttctttctgcggtccagctcacccctaaaccatctggattgggttcaggtccggtgactgtggaggccaggtcatctggcgcagcaccccatcactctccttcttggtcaaatagcccttgataccttcagtgtgactctacaatttccatagtcatgaaaataaagaaaactctttgaatgagaaggtgtgtccaagcTTTTGGTCTGTATATACATCTTGTTTGTGTTGATCACTGACAGTTATATAACGGATGATCAATTAAACCCCAACAGCCACTCTTCAATAACTCTCTCATAGTACTTGGCATTCTTTTGCCAGTCAATGTGCCATCGCAGGTTGGCTATGATCTGGGAGTAACTGTCTCCTAGGTTTTGCTTCCATTCCAGAAACTGTTGTTTATTGTAGTGGTGAACAGCTTGGGAAACACTGGGATAGTCCACAACGGTGCGTAACAGCTTGTCCAAGTCCTGACATACATCAGGGAAATGTGATGCAACATTTCTCAATTCTGATTCATCTTTGGACAAGTCTATGTGGAGAGAACATTGAAACCAGTTACTTAAGGCAGTTCTATATAGCAGGGACATCATATCCCTGTTGGGCAAAAGAAGATACATATTATTACACATAATCAGCAGTCCTATCATGAGAAGAAACTCACTAAAGAGTTGTGTGGGAATGGTCAATCCATCTGCATATGTGATGTACTTCCACTCGCCGATCCTCAGCATATACGTGGAGGCATTCGCATTGCAACCATGATATTCACTGAGCACCCAGCCAGGATGAGGCTCTCCTGACTGTGCTCTGACCCCGGAAACCAGAGGGATCAGCGAGTGACCACTGAGACCCCCTGGCTGAGGAATACCAGCAAGATCTAAACAAAATATAGTGCAGAAGGAAATAGATCAAATCGTTTCCAGGttataattcattttcattttgagcagcaaatcagaatattggaacgatttctgaaggatcatgtgactggagtaatgatgctaaaaattcagctatGAAATcattggaataaattacatttggaaacatattcaaatacaaaacagttattttagatagtaaaaatatttcaaaacgtTGCTCTACTTGCTGCACTTTGGATtagataaatgcagtcttggtgagcagaagagacttctttaaaaaaaaaaaaaaaaaaactgtaaagagATTACGGTTCAGAATCTTTTGTATAGGCCAAACAGGGTGGTAGTTTATGGGGGCTGTATATATGAAATCTTTTTTTTGCTAAGGTTCACCCAAATAGTTCCCACCAGTTCCCACCCTTACCAAGCAGAGTGGGATAAATGTCCACTAAAGACACAGGTAGACTGATTTCAAAGCCAGTCTTCACTCCTGGGCCCATTATAAGCAGGGGGACATGAGAGCTGCCCTCAAACATGGACATCTTATAGAACTGCCTGTGCTCCATTGCTAGATCCCCATGATCCGAAGTGAACAGTACGACTGTCTTTTTCAGTAAGCCAGTGTCTCGGAGAGCATCTATCACCTCACCTGCAGACAAATAATGATAGTATATCATTACATTAAACCCAGTGACAAAACATCACTTAAACACATGATACGAGTGGCTGCTCACCCAACATGCTGTCTGTTTCAGCACACATGGCATAGTAAAAGGCTCTAATGTTTCTGATCTCTTCTTCTGTGAAGTGGCCACTGCAGTTTTTGGTGAAGGTGGAGTAGTAATCCACAGGGTGCATGTCTTCAACCCGTAACCACTTCGGAACAGACACTTGATCGTAAGAAACCTTTGAGACAAAACACAACCATTGTCAAAGTACCTCAGATGAACTGCCCCTGTTGACTGACTGTTATTATTGTACAAGCTTTGAATACAATTAGTAAGAATTAGAATGAACCAAAAATATGCAATCCTAATAACAGCAGTGTTATTGTTAgattatttatatgctattataaaattttattgt includes the following:
- the arsk gene encoding arylsulfatase K, whose amino-acid sequence is MILLRVLMLLFLQMNANCMNLNWTSHDRPNIVMLMSDAFDGRLTFSPGNKVVQLPYINYMREMGAVFLNSYTNSPICCPSRAAMWSGQFVHLTQAWNNYKCLDPSASTWMDRLGKSGYHTHSMGKLDYTSGHHSVSNRVEAWTRDVPFLLRQEGRPVTDLVGNTSTKRVMTKDWNITDAAVQWIRHTAVSLAPPFALYVGLNLPHPYRTDSLGPTAGGSTFRTSPYWLNKVSYDQVSVPKWLRVEDMHPVDYYSTFTKNCSGHFTEEEIRNIRAFYYAMCAETDSMLGEVIDALRDTGLLKKTVVLFTSDHGDLAMEHRQFYKMSMFEGSSHVPLLIMGPGVKTGFEISLPVSLVDIYPTLLDLAGIPQPGGLSGHSLIPLVSGVRAQSGEPHPGWVLSEYHGCNANASTYMLRIGEWKYITYADGLTIPTQLFNLSKDESELRNVASHFPDVCQDLDKLLRTVVDYPSVSQAVHHYNKQQFLEWKQNLGDSYSQIIANLRWHIDWQKNAKYYERVIEEWLLGFN